GAGGGCCTGGAACGGGTGGTACCAGTCGCATTGCATATTGAGGACCGGCGTCCGGCTGGCTTCGGCAACTGCCCGGATGTACTGATTGCCGATGCCCCAATCGACGTTGCGGATGGCGATACCGTCGTCGTATCGGCCGAGGATCTCACCGATCTCCCGCCACGTGTCGCCGTGTCCGATCTGGGTGGTGGTGCTGTCGAGGAACATGGCATGCCCGCCGAGTTGTGCCATCCCGGCCTCGAAGCTCGCCCTGGTCCTCGTGCTCGAGAAGAAGAACAACATGGCGAGTACCTTGTTGTCCAGCAGCGCATGCTGTTCGCCGAGCGCACGACGTCGCTTGAGGTCGAGCGCCACGTCGATGATCGTGTCCAGCTCGTCTCTGGTCCACTCCTGGGTGGTGATCATGTCCCGCCCGTGCAGATGGGTTTGCATCGATACTCCTTTGGTCTGGTCAGGCTCCGACTTTTCGCCTGATCAGGCGAAAGCGCAGCAAGTCGTCACGGAAGAATGAGGTCGATTGCACGACCGGTTCGTTGTCCTGGTCGTATCCAACCTCTTCAAAACTGAGTGCCGGTGTCCGGCGAGGAATGCCGAGTTCGTCCGCCTCGTGGGAAGGAAGTGCGACGGGAACGATCTCGGAGAGGTAGTAGCCGAGGGGTCGGTTGCAGTGCCGGTCGAGGAGGTCGTAGAGGGGGAGCGCTCCGGACTTTTTCGTGATCTCGACTTTGATGTGCCGGGTCGGGATCCGGTTGTACGTAAGCACCACCGGACGGTCGTCTTCCAGGAATACCTTCTCGACGACCAGTACTGGTTCGCCGGATTCGATACCGAGATCCCCCGCCAGTGATTCTGATGCGGGCCGTGGAGTGAGTCCGATGACTCGGACAGATGGGGTATAGCCATGATCCTGGAGTACTTCCTCGTACGACCAGATCTCCTCGAGACGGGACTTGATCTGGAGGCCCGGCTGGTTTACGAAGGTCCCGGCTCCCTGCTTGCGATAGATCGACCCCTCGTTCTCGAGCCTGCTGAGTGCGTCGCGAATCGTCGTCCTGCTCACCCCGAGCTCAGCCGCCAGCTCGGTCTCCGACGGAATGCGACCCTCCTCAAACGCGCCGGAAACGATGCGCTCCTTGAGGTTCGCTTTCACCTGGTCGGTGAGTGATGGGCTGCGGGTGATCATCTGGCTAGCACGTCCGGTGATACTGTTGTATGATTGTATGACAAATCGTACAGGAGGCTACCCCGCCTGTCCAGCCCCATCGGGGCGCGACACGAGGAGCCTCGAGTAACCGGTACCGCAATACGAGGAGAACAGCACATGCGCAGCTTCGCCGGAAGGGACATCCTTTCGCTCAAAGGTTTCGAACGAAACGAGTTCGAACACATCTTCCAGATCGCCGATGAACTCGAACCGATCGCCAGGGAACGCCGGAACGTCGATCTGCTGGCCGAGAAGACGATGGTGACGGCGTTCTACCAGCCGTCGACGCGCACCCGCCTCGCCCACGAAGCTGCGATGCACCGCCTCGGGGGCCACGTCACCGGGTTCTCGGATGCCAAGATGACCCGCGCCGGCGACTTCTACCAGGAGTCGATCAAGGACACCGTCCACATGCTCGAGTACTACGGCGACGTGCTCGTCATGCGCCACTTCCAGCAGGGTGCCCCGCACGAAGCTGCCAGGTGGGCATCGATTCCCGTCATCAATGCTGGTGATGGATGGGGGGAACATCCGACCCAGGTCCTTACCGACCTCTACACGGTGCTGAACGAGAAGGGCACCATCGACGGGCTCACGTTTGTAGCCATCGGTGATCACCGGATGCGCACTATGCACTCCCTCGGCTACGCGCTGTCGCAGTTCGATGCGGAGATGGTGGTCCTCGCTCCCGAAGAGATGTCGCCGCTGCCCGAGTTCCTGGCAGAACTGGACGAGATGGGAACGAACTACCGGATCGTCGAGCACATCGACCAGGTGATTCACGAGGCAGACGTCATCTACATGGAGCCCGTCGTTCAGCCCGACTACACCCAGTCGCGCCAAGACAAGCAGGACGAGTACGGTCGGACGCCTGCCAACTACCAGATCACCAGAGAGGTCATGAAGCGGGCCAAGGGCGACTCGATCATCCTCCACTCGCTGCCCCGGATGGATGAGCTGCTGCCCGAGGTCGACCAGCTCAAGCACGCCCGCTACTGGCAAGAGGCCTACAACGGGGTCGTGATGCGGATGGCGCTGATTGCGTCAGTGCTCGGAGTGATGGAGTAATGCCCAGACTCGTCATTGCCATCGGCGGTAACTCGCTCATTGCCGACAAGGACCACCAGACGGTGGAGGATCAGTACAACGCGGCCGCCGAGACCGACCAGCACATAGCGCAGCTCGTGAAGGGTGGCTGGGACGTGGCGATCTCTCACGGCAACGGACCGCAGGTGGGGTTCATCATGCGGCGCTCCGAGCTGGCGCGTGGGGAACTGCACGAGATCCCGATGGACGTTGCCGGAGCCGACACGCAGGGGGCGATCGGATATGCACTGCAGCAGAATCTGATCAACGACTTCCGGGCGATGGGGATTCAGAAACCCGTCGTCACGGTTGTCACTCAGGTCGAGGTGAGCTCGACCGACCCGGCGATGCTCGACCCGTCCAAGCCGATCGGAACCTTTCTCGACGAAGAAGAAGCCAATCGGCGTCGCCAGGAGGAAGGTTGGGCGATCAAGGAAGATGCGGGGCGCGGTTGGCGACGGGTCGTCGCCTCACCTCAACCGCAGCGTATCGTCGAGATCGACGTGATCCGCCAGCTCATCGACTCCGGTGTGGTGGTGATCTGCGTCGGTGGCGGCGGTATTCCGGTAGTCGCCGATGAGAACGGCGACCTGCACGGAGTCGCGGCTGTGATCGATAAGGATCTCGCGTCGGCACTGTTGGCCAACCTGATCGACGCCGACATGCTGCTGATCTCGACTGCGGTCGAGAAGGTGGCACTCAACTTCGGCACGCCGGAGCAACGCTGGGTCGACCGGCTGACTCTGTCGGAGGTCAAGACGTACCTCGAGGAGGGCGGCCACTTCGGCGAAGGGTCGATGGCTCCGAAGATGCGAGCCGTCGTGCAGTTCCTCGAGGGCGGTGGAAAAGAAGCCTTGATCACCAACCCGGCGAACCTCGAGCATGCCGTTGCCGGTGCAACAGGAACCCGTATCGTTCATGACTGACGGTCGTCTAGAGCATGTCACAGGTCTCGTCTGTGTGATTTGCGGGCAGTCGTACCCGGCGGATGCGGCCGGGTACGTCTGCGGGGAATGCGGCAATGAGGGCATCCTCGATGTCCGATACGACTATGAGCGGGTCGGGTCGCGCCTCTCCAGGGAGTCACTGGCGGATGACCGTGAGATGACGATGTGGCGCTATCGGCCGCTCATGCCGGTCGCAGCCGATGCAGAGGTTCCGCCGCTCACGGTCGGTTGGACTCCAACCTACGACGCTCCCCGGCTGGCCGCCGCGCTCGGCCTGGCGGGGGTGTGGGTCAAGGATGAAGGCAGACAGCCGACTGCTTCTCTCAAGGATCGCGCCAGTGCCATGGCGCTGGTCAAGGCGCGGGAGGTCGGCGCGGACATCGTGACGACCGCCAGCACCGGCAACGCAGCAGCCGCGCTGAGCGGCTTGTCGGCTTCGATGGGTCAGAAGAACGTGATCTTCGTCCCCGAGTCTGCGCCACAAGCGAAGATTGCCCAGCTTCTCGCCTACGGATCGATCGTTGTCCTCGTCAAGGGGAACTACGGGGATGCTTTCGATCTATGTATGGCCGCTTCGGCCGAATACGGGTGGTACAACCGCAACACGGGCTTCAACCCGTACATGACAGAAGGCAAGAAGACGGCCGGTCTCGAGATACTCGAACAACTCGAGTGGAACGCACCCGACGCCATATTTGTGAGTGTGGGTGATGGATCGATCATCGGCGGGGTGCACAAGGCGATGAAGGATGCGCAGGCTCTCGGCTGGATCGATCACTCACCGCGCCTCTTCGGCATCCAGGCCGCCGGCAGCGACTTCCTCGTGCAGGCGTTCGAGAACAACGAAGACGTTCTCATCAAGGCGCCGATCTCCGCAGACACGCTGGCCGACTCGATCAGCGCCGACCTGCCGCGTGACCGGATCAAGGCGATGGCGGCCGTCCGTGAAACCGGCGGCGCCTACCTGCGCGTCTCCGACGAAGCAATTCTGGCGGCGGTGCCGGTCCTGGCGCGCGGCTCGGGCGTATTTGCCGAGCCGGCCGGCGCGGCTGCCCATGCGGGCCTGATTGCCGCTGCCGAGCGCGGACTCGTCGGCTCATCCGATCGGGTGGTTGTCCTCTCGACCGGCAGCGGGCTCAAAGACGTGGCCTCGGCGATGAAGGCCGTTACGGCCGCCGGCACCGAGCCGATGGTGATCGAACCGACACTCGCTGCATTGAAGGAAGCCCTTGCCACCAGGGGCGAATGACCAACCACGAAGGACTACGCATGATCGATCTCACCATCCACGAAGCAACCCTGGAATCGGCCGTTACCCAGGCTCATCAACGTTCGATTCGCATCCCGACCTTCAAGCAGATGCGCGATCCGTCCTTGATCCCCGACTCGATCAAGCAAGAACTGACGTCCGTCGGGTTGTGGGATCTCGACCCTCGCAACCTGTTTCGGATCACCTGGCACAACGAGCCGACCCCGAGCGGTGGCGGCTACGGGCCGGTCAACTACATAGAACTTCCCTCGGAACTGACCGGCACGCCGGCCAGGATTCTCCTCCTCGAAGGCAAGTGGTTCCCGACCGGTGCCCACAAAGTGGGAGCCGCCTTCGGATGCCTGGTGCCCCGCCTGGTCACGGGCCAGTTCGATCCCGCTACTCAGAAGGCGGTCTGGCCATCGACGGGCAACTACTGCCGGGGAGGCGCCTACGACTCGCATCTGCTGGCGTGCGAATCCGTCGCAATCCTTCCTGAGGGGATGAGCCGGGAGCGGTTCGACTGGTTGAGGACCGTGGCAGGCGAGATCATCGCCACGCCGGGAACAGAGTCGAACGTCAAGGAGATCTTCGACAAGTGCAACGAACTGCGCGCCTCGGGGGAGGACCTGGTGATCTTCAACCAGTTCGACGAGTTCGGAAACTACTTGTGGCACTACGCGGTGACGGGTCCGGCCATGGTCGAGGTGCTCGAGGCAGCGATGCGACCCGGAGACGAGTTCCGCGGCGTGACCCTGACCACCGGCTCGGCCGGCACGATCGCCTCGGGCGACTACCTCAAGCAGCTGTACCCCAACTCCAAGATCGCAGCAGGCGAAGCCATCCAGTGCCCGACCATTCTCTACAACGGCTTCGGCGAGCACCGGATCGAGGGAATCGGCGATAAGCACATCCCCTGGATCCATAACGCCAAGAACACTGATATGGCGATCGGTCTGGATGATGAGGCGACGATTTCCCTCACTCGCTTGTTCAACGAACCGGCCGGAACGGCCTATCTGGCCGACCAGGGAGTCGCACCCGGTCTGATCGAGAAGCTGCCGCTGCTCGGGATTTCCGGAATCGGCAACATGCTCATGGCGATCAAGATGGCCAAGTACTACGAGATGGGCTCCCAGGATGTCATCGTAACCGTCGGCACCGACTCTATGGAGATGTACGGAAGCCGCCTGCGAGAACTGAACGACGAGCGTGGAGAGTTCACGACTCTCGACGCGGCCGCCGCCTACCACCGCTACTTGCTCGGGCAGGGAATCGACCACGTCCAAGAACTCGGGTACTACGACCGCAAGCGGGTCCACAACCTGAAGTACTACACATGGGTCGAGCAGCAGGGCAAGACCTACGAGGAGATCCAGGCACAGTGGTACGACCCCGACTACTGGACGAACATCCAGGCCATGGTCGACCCGATCGATGAGCTGATCGAGGCCTTCAACACCAGGGTTGATCTGTAGCACTTCGACCATTTCCGGCGCCATATTCCGGGTCGATCCGCCCGGAATGTGGCGCGAAATGCTGACAGGGATCATCAGACCGGGTGGCCGGTCTCTCGATGATGCAACCGCACCTTCTCCGGCCTAGGCTCACTCTGTAATTGGACCCAAGGGAAGGGTGTCTATGAGATACAAGTCCTGGTTTGCTCTGTTCGTGGTGTTTGCCCTCGTGTTCGCCGCGTGTGGCGACTCCACAGATGAGACAACCCCCGATGATGGTGGAACCGACGTCACGGCTGTGCCGGGCACGGTCACAACCATTGACATTTGGATTGCGTTTGCCGACGGACCCCGTCTCACCTACACGGAAGAGCGGGCCGCCGAGTTCAACTCTGCACACTCGGACTACAACGTCGCGGTAACGGCGTTCGATTCGTACAACACCGTGTTTGAGCAGGCGCAGTTGGCGCTCGAGGGTGGCAACCCGCCCGAGATCATTCACTTCTTCGAGGCCGCCACCCAGGAGGCTCTCGATACGGTGGATGCAGACGGAAATCCGATCTTCAAGTCGGTGACCGAGGCGATCGGTGGTCGCACCGAGATTCTCGGTGAGCCTGTGATCCTCGATGACGTCGTTTCGGCCGCCCGGAACTACTACACCGTCGACGGCGAGTTTTACTCGATGCCGTGGAACACCTCCTCGGCGATCATGTTCGTTAATCAGGACATCCTCGACGCCGCAGGCGTCGCCGAGATCCCGAAAACCTGGGCAGACGTCGACGCGGCCTGCGAGAAGATCATGGCGATAGCCGATGCGCCCAAGGGCTGCATCACTTGGCCGAACCATTCGTGGTTCGTCGAGCAGACGCTGGGTCAAGAAGGTGAGTTGCTGGCGAACAACGACAACGGCCGCGATGGTCGGGCCACCGAGGTCTACCTCGACTCCGATGGCATGGTCGCCTACTTCGAGTGGTGGAAGAGCCTCGACGATCTGGGCTACTACATCTACACCGGCGTTCAGCGCGACTGGGACGGCACCAACACTGCCTTCCAGGCACAAGAGGTCGGTATGTTGATCTACTCGTCCTCAGATACGACGGTAATCACCGAGACGGGCACCGAGAACGGTTTCAACGTTGTGGCAGCACCAATGCCCTACAACGGCGACGTGCCGTACGAAGGCAACCTGATCGGTGGAGCGACGTTGTGGTTGCGAAATGGGCTGGACACCGTGACGGAAGATGGCGCCCTGGCGTTCATGAACTTCTTCTCGAATCCTGCCAACGCGGCCGAGTGGCACAAGATCACGGGTTACATCCCGATCACAGAGGCTGCCGTGCAACTACTCAAGGACGAGGGCTTCTACGACGAGAGCCCGAACAGCCTGGTCGCATCCGACCAACTGGCTGCTGCGGCAGATACGCCAGCCGCCAGGGGTGCGTTGCTCGGTAACTTCGTTGCCATTCGTGACGTCATCACCGCGGCCGCGGAGGACATGCTCGTCAACGACATAGATCCAAAGCAACGGCTGACAGAAGCAAACGCAGAAGCCCAACAGCTTCTCGACGAGTACAACTCCCTCTTCGGTGGCTAATCGTTAGCCGATGAGTGCGTTACTCGCACTACTAGCGGGGGCCGGGGCCGGCGCGTACGGATTCCGTACGGCGCGCCGGCTTCGCCCCGCCCGGCGATACCTCGTGGGTGCCCTGCTGGGCACCCTCGGGGCGGTCGTTGTTTCCGTCTTGACAGGTGGTTGCGCCTACAGCCCTGAGGTCGACGCTGCCCAACACATCCTCGGTATCGCGGTTGCCGGCGGGATAGGACTAGCCGTTGCGTCCGGCACGTCGGTCGTTCTCGCTTCCGCCAAGGGTGGGAGAGACGCCGGCAGTATCGGGAGCGACATCCGCACCGGTACCTACCGGCTCGGTTGGTGGTGGCCCTGGGCGCTTCTGCTGCCGACCATCGTCATCCTGGTCGTCTTTCTCTACGTCCCGGCGGTCCAAACGTTCACGCTCTCCACGAAACTGGTCCGGTTGGGGGCACCCCGTCAGATCGAGGTGTGTCTCGCCAACTTCTCAGAACTCCTCACGCCCAACCCGTGGATTCTGGTCATTCTCCCTTTGATCGCGGTCGGGGTCATGTGGGGGCTCGGGTTGTGGAAGCGACGGGCGAGCTTGGGGTCGATGAGCCTGACCGCCGCCACCGCGCTTCAGCCCTTCGGGATCGTGGTGTTGCTGCTGGCCCTCTACTACATGTTCAACGGAGGCCCCAGGGGATATCGCGGCATCTACGTCAACACGCTGGTTGTGTCGGCAGGGACCGTTGCCGGTGGCATGATTCTCGGCCTGGCCGTGGCGTACCTCGCCTTCCAGAAGGTTCGCGGGATGACCGTCTACCGGACGTTGCTCATCTGGCCGTATGCGGTCTCTCCTCCGGTCGCCGGCATCCTCTTCTTCATGATGTTCGACCCGACCGCCGGCATCATCCAGCATCTGTTCGAACTGGTTGGGGTTACCTTCCCCAACTACCGGGAGGATGTGTTCCTGGCCCGGTTCGCCGTCATCGCCGCCTCGACTTGGAAGATCCTCGGCTACAACGTGCTCTTTTACCTGGCCGGCCTTCAGAACGTTCCGGGTGATCAGATCGAAGCTTCGGTCCTCGATGGGGCCTCGGCCTGGCAGCGCTTTCGGTACGTGGTGACGCCTTCGCTCGCTCCGATCACCTTCTTCCTCCTGATCACCAACCTGACCTACGCGTTCTTCGAGGTGTACGGCACCATCGATTACCTGACCAGGGGCGCCCCGGCCGGCAAGACTTCTGTGGCCATCTACGAGATCATTCGCGTCGGCGTCGAGAACCGGGATATCGGTCGGGGTGCTGCCCAGTCGGTGCTGCTCTTCTTGGCGGTGATCGGTTTGACCGTCTGGCAGTTCAAACAGTCGGAGAGTCGTATCACCTATGGAGGCGGGGGATGACCGGGCTCGCAGTAGGTGTACGAAAGAAGAACTGGTTCCGGGGTCGGTCCTGGCCGGTCCACGGCGCTCTCATCCTCACGACGTTCCTGATCGGGTTCCCGCTCGCCTACGCGGCGCTCATCGCCACCCAGTCGAATCCCGATGTGTTCGCTTTCAAGTTGACACCCGGTGACTCGCTGGCTCAGAACTTCCAGGACGTTTGGTTCGGCCGGAATCTCGGTCGCTACATGTGGAACTCGACGGTTCAGTCTGTGCTGATCACCGTCGCCAAGACGATCCTGTCACTGGCGGCGGGACTGGCGTTCGTCTACTTCCGATTCAAGGCGAAATGGATTGTGTTCTTCTTCGTGCTGATCACGTTGATGATGCCGACCGAGGTCATGATCCTGGCTCTCTTCCGATTGGTGTCTGCCTTCGATTGGAAGGACACGATGGCGGCGCTGGTCGTTCCGTTCGCGGCCTCGGCCACCGGCGCGTTCCTGTTCAGGCAGCATTTCGCCAACCTGCCGAACGATCTCGCTGAGGCATCGCAGGTCGACGGGGCCAGTCCGCTCCAGTTCCTCACCAAGGTCCTGATTCCGCTGTCCTGGAACACCATCGGGGCCCTGGCGGTCATTCAGTTCGTCTACGGCTGGAACATGTACTTGTGGCCTGTCCTGATCATTTCGAAGCAGGAGGCCCAGGTCATTCAGGTGGGCCTGCAGAATCTGCAGGGTATCGACGTCGGGTTGACGTACGGACCGTTGATGCTCGCCGCCCTGCTGGCATCGATCCCGCCGACCATCGTGTTCATTCTGCTTCAGAAGCCGTTCATGTCGGGTTTCTCGATCACGGCCGACAAGTAAACCGACTCGTTCTGGGCTGCCGGCGAACTGGCCGGCCCCGGTACGGCTCTAGAATCCTGCAACGAACACAGGGGACAATCGAATGACTGCTGGCTTGGTGGGTCTTGTCGTCGGGATACTCGGTTTGGGCGGGCTAGCCCTCCATCTGTGGGCGATCATCGATGTCGTCCGCACGCCGGCTCCGGTGTGGGCCCGGGCCAACCAAAATCAGATTGTCTGGGCGCTGGTCGTGCTGCTGTTCTCGCTGCTCGGGCCGATCCTGTACCTCGTAATCGCCCGCCCTGCATTGCAGGCAGCCGGCGGAGACTCAATCGCCTGAGAAGTAACTCTCCGATTGGCCTATGGCCTATGGCCTATGGCCATGTCTATCCATTCGTCGACCATCCGGGCGAGGGTCTCCATCGGAACGTCGCCGTGTCCGAGAACCACATCGTGGAAGTCCTTGATGTCGAACCGATCGGCCAGGCGTGCCTCCGCGTTGGAGCGGATCTCCTCGATTTCGAGTCGGCCCATCATGTATCCGAGGGCCTGGCCCGGCACACCAACATATCGGTCGATTTCGCCCTCGACCTGTGTCCGCGTCATCGGGCTGTGGTCGAGCATGTAGCGAATCGCTTGTTCGCGTGACCACCCGAGGGCATGGAGGCCGGTATCCACGACCAACCGGCAGGCCCGCATCGAGTCGGCCGCCAGCATGCCGACCCGGTCGAGATCAGACGAATACAGCCCCATCTCGTCCGCGACCCGCTCCGTGTAGAGGGCCCACCCTTCGAGGTATGCAACGGAGAGCGGTTCGTGGTGAATCGGATGAAGATCCTCGTTCTCGAGCGCCAGGGCTACCTGCAGGTGGTGGCCTGGAATCCCTTCGTGATATGTCGTTGCTTCGACCTGGAAGGTTCCCCACATCGACGGGTCGGCGGTGTTGAAGAAGAACGTCCCGGGCTTGGAACCGTCTATAGCGGGTTGCGAATAGAACGCAAGGGGCCCCTGCTCGATCGATTTGGCAACACACGGCGCTTTCGGCAGGACGCCGAACCAGTCGCCCATGGCCGCCGCGGCCCTGGCGAGCGCACGGGTGGCATCTGCCACGAGGGTCGCGGCATCGGAGTAGTGAAGAGCGGGATCGCTGCGAAGCCGATCGTATATCTCGGCGACGTTCGTTGTGCCGAGGAGCGGGCCGGCAATCTGCGGGTATTCGTCTTCGAGTTTCTCCACTTGCTGCCGGCCGATGTCGTGGACCCGGCGAGACGGCACCGCTCTCGTGACATTCGCCCACACCAAACGCTCATAGCTCTCGGCCCCGCCGTCCAGATACACGAGACCGGGTTGACTATCGGGGCGCGCCGCCGGAAGGGCCACGTCGTGGACCACCTTCCGAAGATCGGACAACGCCGGTCGGACCTGATCGGTGAGGATGGCGGCCAGCCGGTCCCTCCAGCGTGCAGCTTCGGTTGCGGTCATCTCGGTTGGTGCAGGTTGGGCGAGGAGCGGATCGGTCGGTGCCCCGAGATGGCGATCGAGGCCGGCCAGTGTCTGCTCACCGATGGTGCGGTTGGCGACCCGGCCCCTTGCAACGGCCGACACAATCCGGGCCGCGAATTCCGTGAGAGTGTCCGGGAGATTGGCCATTCTCACCAGATAGCGCTCGCCGTGCTCGGCCGTCGTCAACGGAAACCGCGGACCGAAGGTCAGAAGCATCGGATGGAAACCCATATTCGAGTTGAAGAGCTGGAGATCGTGATACCACTCGAGTTGCTCGTCGGTCGACCCCGCAGCAAAGGCGATCAGGTCGAGCGTTGGATGGGGTCCGATCTCGACTGTGGCTGCTCCTGCCGTGGAAGCGAAACGCCGTAGCTCCGACCGTCGATGTTCGACGCCATCCGGCGTGAAGTCCTCCCAGAGTTCGAGGGTGTCGAGGTTGCCCTTCCAGAGCGCACCCATTCGGTCGGATTGCAGATGGAACGCGTGGAACTCGTCGGCGAGGGCGGTGATGGTGTCCATGCGCTCACGCTAGCGGCGATCTGGTCGGGTGACGATGGGCATGAGGAATATCCAATGTCTACAAGGGATTCCGCCTTCACTTGCCTCTCCGGGGGGCCGATACATTCAGCCTGGATCCACCGGTCTGATCGGTGTCTGACGGTTGGGATTGACATAGAAAATGCCTTCTGACCTGGGAGAATGA
This portion of the Acidimicrobiia bacterium genome encodes:
- a CDS encoding DUF885 domain-containing protein gives rise to the protein MDTITALADEFHAFHLQSDRMGALWKGNLDTLELWEDFTPDGVEHRRSELRRFASTAGAATVEIGPHPTLDLIAFAAGSTDEQLEWYHDLQLFNSNMGFHPMLLTFGPRFPLTTAEHGERYLVRMANLPDTLTEFAARIVSAVARGRVANRTIGEQTLAGLDRHLGAPTDPLLAQPAPTEMTATEAARWRDRLAAILTDQVRPALSDLRKVVHDVALPAARPDSQPGLVYLDGGAESYERLVWANVTRAVPSRRVHDIGRQQVEKLEDEYPQIAGPLLGTTNVAEIYDRLRSDPALHYSDAATLVADATRALARAAAAMGDWFGVLPKAPCVAKSIEQGPLAFYSQPAIDGSKPGTFFFNTADPSMWGTFQVEATTYHEGIPGHHLQVALALENEDLHPIHHEPLSVAYLEGWALYTERVADEMGLYSSDLDRVGMLAADSMRACRLVVDTGLHALGWSREQAIRYMLDHSPMTRTQVEGEIDRYVGVPGQALGYMMGRLEIEEIRSNAEARLADRFDIKDFHDVVLGHGDVPMETLARMVDEWIDMAIGHRP